From one Dermacentor variabilis isolate Ectoservices chromosome 3, ASM5094787v1, whole genome shotgun sequence genomic stretch:
- the LOC142576531 gene encoding uncharacterized protein LOC142576531: MVAHAPDSVAGPNSELTMFKRREEVVSAEDSSRSFFVRYLGCTRFQSKSKQRGLKALQQPLLDLYSAARRKGESQRSVHPLALTQRLDVSHYGLVVAEALEDPETRRAVTAVTRVITPAANIVLWAALRFSARLAKRRSIGAAFVPLACSEDVVDRSWYLGLSAKRRFLVGLAHPPVFACLFRQVAAPSTWECHGFICASAEDALMICSSLGEARDTVVVLDRPRPTPVVVAGGKRPDDYSDLTSITASSYTVRNASSRKLTSSIDEPQSSVTASASGYYQEVVDRRFKSPRRSSKRVSRRTDTESKSSASEERKRRVRRKSNSYKYRDLSKKYAGAALPRPVTSELSYSSAGNVTVTTEDTLVKDVILQTTGHKDGLIFQNVVPASNSGGGGPQESFDESSSSAQTPTNDTGYFSSKSKSAKASKEDLTHEEAPAAPAAPPEPPPPPRPPQSTYYFGQNVAPAAVTMQKTNVTSYTYFLKDSARIPVKEPVIMPQQVKARETNATSAVTTIVPPSGTSDSSLSGYHSDSCCQTREAGTMTKDDECCDSDCCCSCDFSSACSECSSSRRTLVPSGRCQSRGQMTISETMNFSSECDSEAHWLRRSSVAHSFSTDGRVKGRAENCHEHVTRAQVHHHHHERSQHVQQQQQRNFTAVKYHLEKKEQKQQPDAQGKTMKNAFTSTTASLCGDSPPNGKVVIDVAQCDGISRGVMTPGIISFNKHGHVRDWASLSNCSGSSRVTTTTLQPVQQRPQRTAKVIRWEQQPQLSKRKSKPGFLSNLKTSLTRARLKTGKLFSRMRSHRNGKEVATTTTVHDPDAASQDEVCLSPDGNVRPKRKRRRRLSWSFHDLRSAFPSKNNGAAGNAPQRPRRRKKKSRNGRGNGGAGGSDVSDSFLEEEEDRIADAPRSPPRRPRRKSDSELGAAAAGGQQQRRVAGDVTTIRVEHGLTKEGFTRWSNTNLHSELGYIP, translated from the coding sequence ATGGTCGCGCACGCTCCGGATAGCGTGGCCGGGCCCAACTCGGAACTGACGATGTTCAAGCGGCGCGAGGAGGTCGTGTCCGCCGAGGACTCGAGCCGAAGCTTCTTCGTGCGCTACCTGGGATGCACCCGATTCCAGTCCAAGTCAAAGCAGCGAGGGCTCAAAGCCCTTCAGCAACCGCTGCTGGACCTGTACAGCGCCGCGAGACGCAAGGGCGAGAGCCAGCGGTCCGTGCACCCGCTGGCGCTAACGCAGCGCCTAGACGTCTCTCACTACGGCCTAGTGGTTGCCGAGGCCCTCGAGGATCCAGAGACGAGGCGAGCCGTGACGGCCGTCACGCGTGTGATTACGCCCGCTGCAAACATCGTGCTTTGGGCCGCCCTCCGTTTCAGCGCGCGGCTTGCCAAGAGGCGTTCCATTGGCGCCGCATTCGTGCCCTTGGCTTGCTCGGAGGACGTCGTCGACCGGTCCTGGTACCTAGGACTGTCGGCGAAGCGCAGGTTTCTCGTCGGATTGGCGCACCCTCCTGTGTTTGCCTGCCTCTTCCGACAGGTCGCGGCGCCGTCGACGTGGGAGTGCCATGGATTCATCTGTGCCTCAGCCGAAGACGCGCTAATGATATGCTCCTCATTGGGCGAGGCGAGGGACACTGTTGTAGTGTTGGACAGGCCACGGCCTACGCCCGTGGTCGTGGCCGGTGGTAAGCGACCTGACGACTACAGCGACCTCACGTCTATCACGGCGTCTTCGTACACTGTGCGAAACGCGAGCAGCCGAAAGCTGACATCGTCAATAGATGAACCGCAGTCGTCGGTCACGGCGTCGGCGAGCGGCTACTACCAAGAAGTGGTGGATCGGAGGTTCAAATCTCCCCGAAGGTCGTCCAAAAGAGTCTCCCGACGAACGGACACTGAATCCAAATCATCGGCAAGCGAAGAGAGGAAACGCCGTGTACGCCGGAAGTCTAACTCTTACAAGTACCGGGACCTCTCCAAGAAGTACGCCGGTGCTGCACTGCCGAGGCCTGTCACATCTGAGCTGTCGTACTCGTCCGCAGGAAATGTGACAGTCACGACAGAAGACACCCTTGTTAAGGATGTCATCCTGCAAACGACCGGCCACAAAGACGGCCTCATCTTTCAAAACGTCGTGCCTGCCTCGAACAGCGGCGGAGGCGGTCCCCAGGAGTCATTCGACGAGTCGTCGTCGTCGGCTCAAACACCGACCAACGACACTGGATACTTCTCCTCGAAATCGAAAAGTGCCAAGGCCTCCAAGGAGGACCTGACACACGAAGAAGCTCCAGCCGCTCCCGCCGCACCCCCTGAGCCTCCACCTCCACCGAGGCCACCGCAGTCGACGTACTACTTCGGTCAGAACGTGGCCCCTGCGGCAGTCACGATGCAAAAGACCAACGTTACCTCCTACACGTACTTTCTGAAAGACTCCGCCAGGATTCCCGTTAAGGAGCCAGTGATCATGCCGCAACAAGTGAAGGCTCGTGAAACGAATGCGACTTCGGCGGTTACGACCATCGTTCCGCCCAGTGGCACGTCGGACAGCTCGTTGTCAGGCTATCACTCGGACTCGTGCTGCCAGACGCGAGAGGCCGGCACGATGACCAAGGACGACGAGTGCTGCGACTCGGACTGTTGCTGCTCGTGCGACTTCTCGTCCGCCTGCTCCGAGTGCAGTTCGAGCCGAAGGACGCTGGTGCCCAGCGGCCGGTGCCAGAGCCGCGGCCAGATGACCATCTCGGAGACGATGAATTTCAGCAGCGAGTGCGACTCGGAGGCACACTGGCTGCGGCGCAGCTCCGTGGCGCACTCGTTCTCCACCGACGGACGCGTGAAGGGGCGCGCGGAGAACTGTCACGAACACGTGACGCGAGCACAGGTGCATCACCATCACCACGAGCGCAGCCAGCAcgtacaacagcagcagcagcgcaactTCACAGCCGTTAAGTACCACCTGGAAAAAAAGGAGCAAAAGCAGCAGCCGGACGCTCAGGGAAAAACGATGAAGAACGCGTTCACGTCCACGACCGCCTCTCTGTGCGGTGACAGTCCGCCGAACGGCAAGGTAGTAATCGACGTCGCGCAATGCGATGGAATCAGCCGCGGCGTCATGACCCCCGGAATAATCAGCTTTAACAAGCACGGCCACGTACGAGACTGGGCCTCCCTCAGCAACTGCTCGGGCTCATCGCGCGTCACCACTACCACTCTCCAGCCCGTGCAGCAAAGGCCGCAGCGGACAGCCAAGGTCATACGATGGGAGCAGCAGCCGCAGCTCAGCAAGCGCAAGTCCAAGCCTGGATTCTTGTCCAACCTGaagacctccttgacgcgcgccCGGCTCAAGACGGGCAAGCTGTTCAGCCGCATGCGGTCGCACCGCAACGGAAAGGAGGTCGCTACCACGACGACGGTCCACGATCCGGACGCCGCGTCGCAAGACGAGGTCTGCCTCAGTCCTGACGGAAACGTGCGCCCCAAGCGGAAGCGGCGGCGACGGCTGTCCTGGAGCTTTCACGACCTCCGGTCCGCATTTCCCTCCAAGAATAATGGAGCCGCGGGGAATGCTCCGCAGAGGCCACGACGCAGGAAGAAGAAGAGCCGCAATGGCCGCGGCAACGGTGGTGCCGGTGGCAGTGACGTGTCCGACTCCTTCTTGGAGGAAGAAGAGGACAGGATTGCTGACGCTCCCAGGAGCCCACCCAGAAGGCCTCGGCGCAAGTCGGACTCTGAACTTGGAGCAGCTGCTGCTGGTGGTCAGCAGCAGCGCCGCGTCGCCGGTGATGTGACCACGATACGCGTGGAACACGGACTCACCAAGGAAGGCTTCACCCGCTGGTCCAACACGAACCTGCACTCAGAGCTCGGATATATTCCGTGA